From Desulfobacterales bacterium, a single genomic window includes:
- a CDS encoding DNA photolyase, with translation MTSIRLHPAAHIRSLYVEEDCMDLPYTREIIARAGLPVTVVQGPESLQAGLAPYPQGLSSGKRQLLLCRNRGRFLKDCPGTREYLCCGYQVLNIGMNCPMDCAYCILQAYLNNPWLSFFVNVDDLLAELDAAFVAEPDRFRRIGTGEFTDSLVLDRFTGLSRILVSYMADKKKAILELKTKTVEIDNLAGLDHGGRTVVAWSLNSPRIMAGHELRSATLEQRLAAAARCADWGYRLAFHFDPVVFYPGWLPEYRETIDRLFETVPAGKIAWISIGGLRYMPGLRPLARTRFPGVRFFDEEFVPGLDGKLRYFRTRRVEMYRGLLEALRQRAAPGTCIYLCMESSEIWQQVFGYSPDGRGGLGAMLDQAVSTGG, from the coding sequence TTGACATCGATTCGTCTACACCCTGCCGCCCACATTCGCTCGCTCTACGTGGAAGAGGATTGCATGGATCTGCCCTATACCCGGGAGATCATTGCCCGGGCCGGGCTGCCGGTGACCGTGGTCCAGGGGCCGGAATCGCTGCAGGCCGGCCTTGCTCCATATCCACAAGGGTTGAGCAGCGGCAAACGGCAACTGCTCCTCTGCCGCAACCGGGGCCGGTTCTTAAAGGATTGTCCCGGCACCAGGGAGTATCTCTGCTGCGGCTACCAGGTGCTGAACATCGGCATGAACTGTCCCATGGACTGTGCCTACTGCATTCTCCAGGCCTATCTCAACAACCCCTGGCTGTCCTTTTTCGTTAATGTCGATGACCTGCTTGCCGAACTGGATGCGGCCTTTGTCGCGGAGCCGGACCGTTTCCGGCGGATCGGCACCGGCGAGTTCACCGACAGCCTTGTCCTGGACCGCTTCACCGGCCTGAGCCGGATCCTGGTCAGCTATATGGCGGATAAAAAAAAGGCAATCCTGGAGCTAAAGACCAAGACCGTGGAGATCGACAACCTGGCCGGTCTCGACCATGGCGGCCGCACCGTGGTGGCCTGGTCCCTGAACAGCCCGCGGATCATGGCCGGCCACGAGTTGCGCTCCGCCACCCTTGAGCAGCGGCTGGCAGCGGCGGCCCGCTGCGCCGACTGGGGCTACCGGCTGGCCTTTCATTTTGACCCGGTTGTCTTTTATCCGGGCTGGCTGCCCGAGTACCGGGAGACCATTGACCGACTGTTCGAGACCGTGCCCGCCGGGAAGATCGCCTGGATCAGCATCGGCGGCCTGCGCTACATGCCCGGTTTGCGGCCCCTGGCCCGGACCCGGTTCCCCGGGGTTCGATTCTTTGACGAGGAGTTTGTCCCGGGCCTGGACGGCAAGCTCCGTTATTTCCGGACCCGGCGGGTGGAGATGTATCGCGGGCTGCTGGAGGCCCTGCGTCAACGGGCCGCTCCCGGGACCTGCATTTATCTCTGCATGGAGAGCAGCGAAATCTGGCAGCAGGTCTTTGGCTACTCTCCGGATGGGCGTGGCGGGCTGGGGGCCATGCTCGATCAAGCGGTGTCAACGGGCGGCTGA
- a CDS encoding single-stranded DNA-binding protein, translated as MINKAILIGNLGADPEVRYTQNGTAVANFRVATTETWKKEGGQREESTEWHRVVAFARLGEICGEYLAKGSKVYIEGRIQTRKWEDRDGNTRYTTEIVAREMKMLSPRGAGSGAGSGGSKQEEEPPLQDSPVMGDDVPF; from the coding sequence ATGATAAACAAGGCGATTCTGATCGGCAATCTGGGCGCGGATCCCGAGGTCCGCTATACCCAGAACGGTACTGCGGTGGCCAATTTCCGGGTGGCAACCACCGAGACCTGGAAAAAAGAGGGTGGTCAGCGGGAGGAGTCAACCGAATGGCATCGAGTGGTGGCCTTTGCCCGGCTCGGCGAGATCTGCGGCGAGTACCTTGCCAAGGGCAGCAAGGTCTACATCGAGGGCCGGATCCAGACCCGGAAATGGGAGGATCGGGACGGCAACACCCGCTACACCACCGAGATCGTTGCCCGGGAGATGAAGATGCTGTCGCCGCGGGGCGCTGGCAGCGGCGCCGGCAGCGGCGGGTCCAAGCAGGAGGAAGAACCGCCGTTGCAGGACTCCCCGGTCATGGGAGACGACGTGCCGTTTTAG
- a CDS encoding DnaJ domain-containing protein, translated as MNYYKELGVSKSSSPDEIKKAYRKLAMKYHPDRTKGDKQAEEKFKRISEAYAVLSDPEKRKKYDAYGASGFQQRYSQEDIFRGSNLDDILREFGFGGFSGMGGSFRSTRSTGPGGGAFETFFHQAGGPRARQQVKGADQTFELTVTLNEVLTGAEKTISLRREGRLENVSVKVPAGIGAGKKLRLSGKGAPSPMGGPPGDLFLVIRIQPHPVFTRHGKDLVVERKIPYSAACLGTEVTVRNLLGKELRVKVPAGIQPQAKLRLKGHGLPSGPKGSSRGDILVQIGIEVPRKLTAEQKRLIGKLAETGL; from the coding sequence ATGAATTATTACAAAGAACTGGGGGTCTCCAAGAGCAGTTCCCCGGATGAGATCAAAAAGGCCTATCGAAAACTGGCCATGAAGTACCATCCGGACCGGACCAAGGGAGATAAACAGGCTGAAGAAAAATTCAAACGGATCAGCGAGGCCTATGCCGTGCTTTCCGATCCGGAGAAGCGCAAGAAGTACGATGCTTACGGCGCTTCCGGTTTTCAGCAGCGCTATTCCCAGGAGGATATTTTCCGGGGCTCCAACCTGGATGATATCCTCCGGGAGTTCGGTTTTGGTGGTTTCAGCGGCATGGGCGGCAGCTTCCGCTCCACCCGTTCCACCGGGCCGGGCGGAGGTGCTTTTGAGACCTTTTTCCACCAGGCCGGCGGTCCCCGGGCCCGGCAGCAGGTCAAGGGCGCGGACCAGACCTTTGAACTGACCGTGACCCTGAACGAGGTTTTAACCGGCGCGGAGAAGACCATTTCGCTCAGGCGGGAAGGGCGGCTGGAGAATGTCAGCGTCAAGGTCCCGGCCGGGATAGGCGCGGGCAAGAAACTGCGGCTGTCCGGCAAGGGCGCCCCCTCGCCCATGGGCGGCCCGCCGGGCGATCTTTTCCTGGTAATCCGTATCCAGCCCCATCCTGTTTTCACCCGGCACGGCAAGGATCTTGTTGTCGAGCGGAAGATCCCGTACAGCGCCGCCTGTCTCGGCACCGAGGTGACTGTGCGCAACCTCCTGGGCAAGGAACTGCGGGTCAAGGTGCCGGCCGGTATTCAGCCGCAGGCCAAGCTGCGGCTCAAGGGCCATGGATTACCCTCCGGCCCCAAGGGATCGTCGCGTGGGGATATCCTTGTCCAGATAGGGATAGAAGTACCCAGGAAACTGACCGCCGAGCAAAAGCGGTTGATCGGCAAACTGGCTGAGACCGGTCTGTAG
- a CDS encoding DUF2784 domain-containing protein, producing MNQALADIILVIHALFIAFVVIGLALIVSGGLRRWPWVKNFWFRLAHLLAIGLVTAEVWLGRVCPLTIWENRLRDGAEGTAYPAGFIQYWLNRLIYCDLPPWVFQLAYTLFAILVVLAWVLVRPRSPWRNHHRTEREHAAS from the coding sequence GTGAATCAGGCGCTGGCAGACATCATTCTTGTCATCCATGCGTTGTTCATAGCTTTTGTGGTCATCGGGTTGGCATTGATAGTATCAGGCGGTCTGCGTCGCTGGCCATGGGTCAAGAACTTCTGGTTCAGGCTTGCCCATCTCCTGGCCATCGGCCTGGTTACCGCCGAGGTCTGGCTCGGCCGGGTCTGCCCGCTCACCATTTGGGAAAACAGGCTGCGGGATGGTGCGGAGGGAACCGCCTACCCGGCCGGTTTTATCCAATACTGGCTGAACAGATTGATTTACTGTGACCTGCCGCCATGGGTCTTTCAGCTCGCCTACACACTGTTCGCCATCCTGGTAGTGCTCGCATGGGTCCTGGTCCGGCCCCGGTCACCGTGGCGGAACCATCATCGAACAGAAAGGGAACATGCCGCTTCTTGA
- a CDS encoding SufD family Fe-S cluster assembly protein, with amino-acid sequence MPLLEIKNLSFQAGAAGARGHVDCLEIVCDNATASAIPIVRVTNPLAKVTHEAAIGSVDKRQLETLMAHGLTPEEAVDVIVKGILR; translated from the coding sequence ATGCCGCTTCTTGAAATAAAAAATCTTTCATTTCAGGCCGGTGCCGCCGGGGCTAGAGGACATGTGGACTGCCTGGAAATTGTCTGCGATAATGCGACCGCAAGCGCGATTCCCATAGTCAGGGTAACCAATCCCCTGGCCAAGGTGACCCATGAGGCTGCCATCGGCAGCGTCGATAAGAGGCAGCTTGAAACCCTGATGGCGCACGGCCTGACCCCTGAAGAGGCGGTAGACGTAATTGTAAAAGGTATACTCCGGTAG
- a CDS encoding transporter: MKRITGYFLATFLVFSGNSAFGAHPLISDDAGTLGRGNSQIEITGEYGSDDEAGVKSEATELAVALGHGLTDSVDLILAIPYLATWTEQAGVTTTAAGVSDLSVELKYRFYDQDALSLALKPGISVPTGDEQQGLGSGRATASLFFIASHEATPLTMHLNLGYIRNENLADEQRDLWHLSLASELELDDRLRGVANIGWERNPDSTSDTPVAFILGGFVYSINQTVDLDLGIKYGLSGPETDFSLLAGLTICF, encoded by the coding sequence ATGAAACGCATAACCGGATATTTCCTGGCAACCTTCCTTGTTTTCTCGGGCAATTCCGCCTTTGGCGCGCACCCGCTGATCAGCGATGATGCCGGCACCCTGGGCAGGGGCAATTCCCAGATCGAAATCACCGGGGAATACGGCAGCGATGATGAGGCAGGCGTCAAGAGCGAGGCGACCGAACTGGCCGTGGCCCTGGGCCATGGGTTGACCGACAGCGTTGACCTCATCCTCGCCATTCCCTATCTGGCAACATGGACCGAGCAGGCCGGGGTCACCACCACCGCGGCCGGGGTCTCGGATCTCTCGGTTGAACTGAAATACCGTTTCTACGACCAGGACGCCCTGAGCCTGGCCCTGAAACCGGGGATCAGCGTGCCCACCGGTGATGAGCAACAGGGCCTGGGCAGCGGCCGGGCCACGGCCAGTCTTTTCTTTATCGCCTCCCACGAGGCGACTCCCTTAACCATGCATCTGAACCTCGGCTATATCCGCAATGAAAACCTGGCCGATGAGCAGAGGGATCTCTGGCATCTCTCCCTTGCCTCGGAACTGGAACTGGACGACCGCCTCAGGGGCGTGGCCAATATCGGCTGGGAGCGGAACCCGGATTCCACCTCAGACACCCCGGTCGCCTTTATCCTGGGCGGGTTTGTTTACTCAATCAACCAGACCGTTGACCTTGACCTGGGAATAAAATACGGCCTGTCCGGCCCGGAAACGGATTTCTCCCTGCTGGCCGGGCTGACCATCTGTTTCTGA